In the genome of Candidatus Zixiibacteriota bacterium, the window TCTTCTGCTCCGGGGTGAGGCGGTCGATAGCAACTCCCATCGATTTCAATTTCAAGGCGGCAATGCTGTCGTCCAGTTTCTCCGGAACGATATAGACTTTCCGGGAAAGTTTACGGGCGTTACTCACCAGGTATTCGGCGGCAAGAGCCTGATTGGCGAAC includes:
- a CDS encoding adenosylhomocysteinase, whose amino-acid sequence is FANQALAAEYLVSNARKLSRKVYIVPEKLDDSIAALKLKSMGVAIDRLTPEQKKYLASWEMGT